Within the Beduinella massiliensis genome, the region GCTTCGCCGCCTGACGCCCGCTAAGGGAGAGGGCGGCGCGGGAGCCGCGCTGCGCGCACGCACGGGCAAGTGCATCCTCTGTGAGCGCCTGGATTACACGATGCGCCGCTACGCCTACACGCTCGTTCACCTTCACGTGCACGACCGGGAGTTCCAGAAGCTCTTCGCCGAGTCACAGGGACTCTGCCTGCAGGACCTCGCCCTCGTTCTGGACATGGCAGACGAAATGCTTTCGGGCAAGGAAAAGGCAACCTTTCTCGCCGCTGTCCGCGACGTGCAGAAAAAGAACATGGAGCGAATCGAAAAGGAATTGGAGTGGTTTACGCTCAAATTTGATTATCGCAATCAGGATAAGCCCTGGGGCAACAGCCGCGATGTGCTCGAACGGGCGATCAACAAATTGCAGGGAGCGTGCATCCAGCCCCGGGAGGACTGATGGAAA harbors:
- a CDS encoding DUF6062 family protein → MRYQLDTIPVWDAYKAGGECPLCALRAQNEEMYVDSFLGASVMEPDTRVEVNEKGFCPEHYRQMFAQKNRLGLALITHSHMKEVISSLDSILEGAASASGGGLLRRLTPAKGEGGAGAALRARTGKCILCERLDYTMRRYAYTLVHLHVHDREFQKLFAESQGLCLQDLALVLDMADEMLSGKEKATFLAAVRDVQKKNMERIEKELEWFTLKFDYRNQDKPWGNSRDVLERAINKLQGACIQPRED